TACAATGACAAAGTAGTCTTTTTTACTAACAAGACGGCAATATACGTGCAATTAAAGCCTGCTAGAAGCACAATATTCACCTGACCATAGAGCGGACAACAAGATTTCTAATGAGTATATTCTTTGATGGCCGTCCGTAAGAAATTCCGTACTGATCCCAGCCACTCTTTATTGCAATCCCATCATCCCCCACGCTTATGTAACAGTCCTCAATCACCATATCCTCACATGAATCTGTTTTTACCAAAAAATCAAGGTTATTCAGTATTGATTAGATGATAAACCAATAAGAATAAAGCATACCACTAAAATCACAAGAGCAAACCAACAAAATGTAGCTCAAATTATGTATGAACCCAGACAATTTCATCACATCAGACTTTAAGCCAGATGTGGTCTGAAGGGGCATACAAGAAAATTCTTCTGTGTCTCTAATACACACAGACATGATAAAAGGATTAACAATTAACAAGTTGGTAGGATGTTgatgaaataatattatatatattaagtttAATTCTTTCTGCTCCAAGTGGCCTGGTTTCCGTACTCAAGCAACCCATGCAACATCTagacaaagaaaaccaaatagCATGGCAAGCCTTTATAATCATCATCTCTCAAAAACACAATTGACTTCTCCCTGTTCATCGATCAAACCTGTTTAGATGGTTAACAAAACTATGAAGCCTATGAATTGGAGCATTTCTGAACGTCTAGTGTAAACTGCACAGTTCACTTTTCACTTTATGGCTTTTGTGTCAcgcaatatattttttagtgtCCAGTGGTgcatttaaatatttataagcTCATCTGGAACAGATAAATAAAGAGAATGGCaacccattaaaaaaaaacaccagtGCCAGAATAGCATTACTCAGCACATCAAACATAAAGTCGGGCGAAAAAACCCCCTGAGTAGGATACACTTACCAGGATCTATTCCATCAGTATTTGGAGCTTCAACTACGGGAGCCAAAATCGTAACATTCCTAACAGTAACATTTTTGCAGTCATATGGATGAAGTGTCCAAAAAGGAGAATCACGCAAAGTTATATTACTGATCAAAATGTTGCTTGACCACATAATCTGAACAAGCGGACCCCTAGTGTGGTTCAGAAGCTTCTGCCGGTACTTCTTCCACCACGTTTGACCCTGTCCGTTTATGGTACCATTATGCCCTGTCGGTCAGTGAatacataaatataattagaaCAAGTCAGAAATTGAACATTtggaaagaagagaagtgTACAACTTAGATGTGCATAATAATGTCCATAAGAGTGCACTGGATACACCTACCTTCTGATTTACATACAAAGTATGCAAGTTATAAAACCAAACACAACATGTTACTCTTGTAGCAAGATGCTCTGATTAAGTATCCATGGCAAAAATGACTGCCAGCAAGAAAGATGTCTAGGCTTGAAAACTATGCAATATAATGGAAAATTAGGATCATCAACTTCCCTAGAACACATGATGGTCAAGTGGACGACGAGACAGGAGATGAAGGCACTTCCTGTCTCTGGTATTTCAATCACAATAGATTAATATGCTTTATCAAtccatttttaatataaaaatcatTGCCAATTCTTTCATTGTCTTTGCGATATAAATTGTCAGGATCGACTTGGTTCAACTGAAGACCTACGGTTAAAATCTAAATGGGACCAAATTAAATAATGTTAATGAAACGGGAAACTATTAATCAACCTTTTATTTACAAGGTTCAACAGAAAATCATAATTGACCGCTAAGATGGCTAACTCATGTAATCTTTCTTGATTTTCACAAATTTCAACAAATGCTAAATTCATGTTTACAGGCTATAACACCCATATGAAACCTTATTGGTGTTTAATATCAAATTGGATCCTACTTAGATTAGCTTTTAAAACAATTACTTATCTTCCAACTAAACACTATTGCTATGAACTAAACATATAACCTGAACAGGAGAAAGGATGAAATATCTTACCTGTTATAACAATATCTTTAAGATTTTGACCATGAATCAAACTCCCATACCGAGGCCCAGGATGCTCTCTCCCATACCCATACGAAGGCAATGGAGGCATCAAAGGCCAATACTTCTCATCCTGTCATGTGGAAAAGAATATGCATCATCAGAAATAACTACAGTGATGTGtagtgtgtgagagagagagagagagagagagagagagagagagagagagagagagagagagaatcatgGAAGGATCTAATTTGAATGAATCCATAACATGATGCCAGTATGTGTATTTGGGGTGAAGGTGTAACGGCTCCAAAGCTTGATTCCTAGTAGCCTTATGTATTTAAATGGTCAGGTGATGCACCACATAAGTCTGGTTCAAGTCAAATTCTCATCTAAGGATATAAACATACCTCGTCTATTCTAGAGATCAAGGCACTGGGATAAGCAGGCATATCATCTATAACTGTATGCATGAATTGTATTCTAGTTTCTCAGTCTCCAGTGATAAGTTAACATTTCAACAAAGTCCAGAACCCCCATATGCAGGGATCATTTTCAggacgaaaaaaaaaagattaataaTTGTAGGGTCTTTTCACAAAAGCTATCTAAAAGAATACGATAAGGAAGCCGATATTCGAGAACACATCTAGCATGTGTGAATGTTATCTCCAACTCAATGCCAATCAAATGAACAAAGGAAAGTTACCAATTGGGTTCATACTATTACAAAGCTCATAACATAATTTACCGGAAATTAGTCTGGGATATAGCTGTCACCATCATGTGACCGTTGCTTATTTGACAAATCCTAAGCTTACTACATGATCTAATCACCATTACTGCTTAATTATGTAATCTATATTACCAAATCCAGAGGAGGACTTGTATACAAatccaaataagaaaaacaaataaaggaTAACAAAACCTCCCTAACCATTATCAAATGCCAAGTTCTAAAGATTATCAtatagaaaaggccaaaattCCAGGCAATGAACTTTGTATGTCCTTGTAACTGATATTTCCCATTTCACAGATGACAAAATAGATATCGTGAAGTGGAAAATGACACGAAACAGATGCAAATACAAggcaagttttcaattttaaaaaaagaaagcagaaaCTAATACAGATACAATTAAGAAAGACAAAAGCTAACCTGAATCCCAAGAATCTCAGCATCTTCAGCAAGAAAGAGAGTCATGTGACTGGTGAGATTAAAGGGCGCTGTGAGCCAGCGCCCAGGAGGCACATTGAGCTGACCACCGCCTTTTTTTCCCAGCTTGGAAATAGCCAACACAGCCTTCTCGAAGGCCTCGGTGTTCAAAGTAACCCCATCACCCACTGCCCCAAAATCAGTCAAATTGAAAGCCACAGGTCTCAGCTTTGGCATGGCCCTCACCGGAACTCGCTTAAATATTGAAAACCCATCTACAATATTCCTCTGCCACACAAAAACCGATGCGAATGCCGCGATCCAAAGCACAGTGAAGAGGGTTTTGTGCGAGGACAAGAAGGTCGGGAACCAGCGCTTCAAGTCCAGCCTTTGGTGGTGGAACCGCCCGAGTGGTATGGTCTCCACCATGGTCAATTAGACTGTCCAACAATGTAAAGCAATGAACTTTTTTACAGATGAACTATTGGGTTGGGTCGATTTGATGCAGAAAATCGAATGGAGCTGTAGATGGGTGGTTGGTTGGGAAAGTCGGGGTGTTTGATTTTTGATAGCATGGAAATTGTGGTGAGACGTTAATGTTGTTGGTGAACAGAGTCAGGTGGGTTTGTTTGGATTGTGAAATGGTGAAGCTTGAGTGCAATTGAAGGGAGGGTTGTTAAGGTTAGAGAGAGGAGGAAAAGTTGGTTAAGATTTGAAAGCTTTGGGTTTTTGGGTCTTCAGCAACCAGAAAAACAAAGTATGGAGCTTTGGATTTGAGAGGTTGAGTTCTGGGGCAGTGACGCGAGTGACAGTTTAACAGGCAATCTCATGGAAATTTCACGGTGCCTGTATCAGGTCGCGCCACGTGTGTAGGGAAATAAACTCtgattaattattattattttgttttcgttttcATTCACTACCAAATACATTCAGATTAATGTAGTCTTTAGAATGTGTTATTAGATAGGTgttcataaaacaaaacaaaatatctaaaaacaATCCACATTGATTACATTTCTCTTTAGTTTGATAGTTAACTTCAGTGTTATTTatggaaatatttttcttcaccaCTTTAATCTAATGTGTAAccttattatattttttaacattTGACATGTATCCATGGGTCTAACTATAGTCAACTCTTTCCTTTGTATTTATGGAACCATAATTATATTCATGGACACGTGTGAAATGTTGAGAAGGTGGTGATAATACACCTTGGGTTAAAATGGTGAATAAAAATACTCCCTGTTATTTATaccaaaattaaacaaaaaaaatatctgaagtTCGAATCTCCTATttctattaattaaaaaaaaatgttattttgtTATACAGTTGATAGTTAAGTTAATAGATTGTCAATCAATATCCCATGTTTAATGACACTAATTTATGGTCTCATAACTCATAATTGTAGCATACGCAATAGGATGCAAATGGAATGTCTCTTTTGCTGCAATATGAAGCAACATTGCAGGAAATACGTATCAGATAACATCAACAAAGTTAGTCGAACTAGTGATGACATTGACAGGTttcaatattaattaattactatgtATGCTTGGTCGCTGTGCTATGAGACAGCAATGGATTGGATGAGCCACACCACCTACCCTAAGCATACTTACCACACTCAGCTGGTTGAGCAGATGATTATTTGGTTAACAAAATTGGTGCATAAATCAAATTggattgtttttttaataaagaatgTTTAACAAATTGTTAGACTTGGATTGAATTATGGCAACACTGAAAATTTAATAGATATTAGGTTTGATACTGGGTGTGTTTGATGATGGATTATAGCCgcactctttttttcttttcttttcttttcgaGAAAGACTAATAGTATCATTTGCAAGAGAGTCTGACCTGGTGCTATTGGCACTGCTCTTTCTATGTTGGGACCCATGTTCGATTCCAAACTATGTTTGACAACTAAACTATTACCAAAATGTCCACAATTGCAATACCCAATTAGGTAAATGAACCTCTCACAAACACACCCAGCTTTAAAAGTGGGTGTTTGGCTAATTTGATACTCCAATGATGATCTGTTTGTCAAGCATAGTTTGTAATTACATCATGGGTCACATCATAGATAGCAGCAGTGCCAAGAGCACAGGACAGACTCCACTGCAAAACGATACTCTCGGTACTTTatcgttttcttttcattctttggCAATGAATAGGTCTGGTTTGTTGTATCATATCATTAGCCAATACGTGAAGCAATTACACCGCCGTGGACTAACCATGAAACAAACCCCAATTGGCCTCAGACCTTACCATTCATAAATGCGAAAATGTATATGGAAAAAACCCAACTTTCCTACACCACCACCAAAGTACACACTTGGCTAGCTTAACATATATTTACCAACCTTACTAGGAATTTGATGAGTTTTTAGCTACAACAATCATATAGTCTGCATGTGCACCCCCTTTCCTGGACTAAGCACGTAATTGTGCAAGTATCATAATAATCGCATTGCACATTGTTGGAAAAAGCTGGATGGAAATGGAAACTTTGCAAACGATATCAACAACCCCTTTTTATTTGGATTGTGTAACAACTCCAAAGCTTGATTTCTAGTACTAGTATTCTTATGGTATTTACACCAGCCATCTGAAAAATAAGATACCAGAGCAGTATTCATGGTCCGGATGTCCAAATTGGAAGATCAAATTAACTAATCTAGAGAAGTATTTGTTACTAGAAATTgtggtttttccctttttataaaattcttattcaaaacttttagatataaataatatacaaaataaatattaaacaataaagtaaaataaagagccaagtaaacaaataaataaaacaagttaaGATTAAGAAAACAAGCCTGGTATAGTgaaagcacgtcaaagacgctgtcctaaagcctttgtagcctccctacgtgcaggtaatgacggtctacaagactccaagatacgaccccaATACGCAGGCTTAAGATCCACTATGAGCACGTTCACAGTCGGATAGAAAACTCCAAGCCACAGAACCGttgcccaaaaataatatagaaagtatggaatatgtgaaagtatgagaatagagaaatctgattgtaGTTTATTtgaaatgtgaaggaggagtggccttttataggcatccaaaacTCGTAACCTCCAAACACATTTAACCATAAAAGTTGGTGGCaatgaatagaaaataaaaactgaaaattaaacaatttgtaactcctataataaataaagaaactagccaaaaattaaaatagaaaatgaaacgttttaaaatttaaaaaccttTCAAATAATAACAGTATTTGTTAAACAACCACCTAAAAAATAAGATTTGTTAAATATTAGGTTATCAAATTGTCTACAAAACTCTCATTATCAACTACGTATGTACAAGGTCTTACAAAGTTCA
Above is a genomic segment from Prunus dulcis chromosome 7, ALMONDv2, whole genome shotgun sequence containing:
- the LOC117636072 gene encoding probable polygalacturonase; its protein translation is MVETIPLGRFHHQRLDLKRWFPTFLSSHKTLFTVLWIAAFASVFVWQRNIVDGFSIFKRVPVRAMPKLRPVAFNLTDFGAVGDGVTLNTEAFEKAVLAISKLGKKGGGQLNVPPGRWLTAPFNLTSHMTLFLAEDAEILGIQDEKYWPLMPPLPSYGYGREHPGPRYGSLIHGQNLKDIVITGHNGTINGQGQTWWKKYRQKLLNHTRGPLVQIMWSSNILISNITLRDSPFWTLHPYDCKNVTVRNVTILAPVVEAPNTDGIDPDSCEDMVIEDCYISVGDDGIAIKSGWDQYGISYGRPSKNILIRNLVVRSMVSAGVSIGSEMSGGVSNVTVENVLVWSSRRAVRIKTAPGRGGYVRHITYRNLTFDNVRVGIVIKTDYNEHPDEGYDPKALPVLEDISFTSVHGQGVRVPVRIHGSEEIPVRNVTFQDMSVGLTYKKKHIFQCAFVQGRVIGTIFPAPCENLDRYDEQGKLVKHSASQNMTDIDYDF